Proteins encoded together in one Triticum dicoccoides isolate Atlit2015 ecotype Zavitan chromosome 7B, WEW_v2.0, whole genome shotgun sequence window:
- the LOC119337360 gene encoding protein SWEETIE-like isoform X2, protein MAKRGVAGGEPIPLSRFGALVAQLESVVASARQKPPDALLCFDLLSELSSALDEAPKDTIQLWQRKCEDALQSLLVFGACRPVRRLASSAMGRIIQKGDAISVYSRASTLQGWLVDVKRADPMACAGAAQCLGEIYRLFGRKITTGLIETSNIVAKLMKYHEDFVRQDALLLLENALEGSGGGGSGAAYLEAFRIIMRGGISDKSYIVRVAAARCLNAFANIGGPGLGMAELDTSMSCCVKGLEDNVSAVRDSFAEALGAILALAVNPDAQVTKGGKKQNVSTKKFDDGIQKHLILPFVKANGANAKKLRVGLSLSWVFFLQMIHMKYGTLDSELQNYAVQVMEILQGNGSPDPHALACVLYVLRVGFADQMTEPTQGEFLVFLGKKLESSNYSAPTRVATLRILSYLLRSLGEVPSEFKDILDNTVVAALSHSSANVRVEAALTLRALAEVDPTCVGGLVSYGITTLHALRETLSFDKGKNLNHELDSLHGQATVLATLVAISPKLLLGYPARLPNSVLELSKKMLNGFSRNPVAAIAEREAGWLLLASLLASMPKEELEDQVFDVLLLWASPFTGNPESYLSHIQDWASELRVLSVAIEALTAFIRSFVSPIIATANGGILLNPVLAYLGGALSLISSLSAKQLPNLKSALNLFTTRTLMAYQSLSNPVVYQSEHEQMLQLCSSPFSDPSGWEESSCLKFLLDKRDASLGPWIPGRDSFEDELRAFDGGVDGFLPCVWDDEISNFPQPESVSKMLVNQMLLCYGSIFACQDNTAKIRLLNNIDQCLKAGKKYSWYMFLVSNACVALLSGLKELLTLRGAQSLPTDIFSMIQSIFKGILGESEISTAQRRAACEGLGLLARTGNDIFTARMARSLLGELATPVDLSYAASVALSLGCIHRTAGGIALSTLVTPTVNSLSHLSKSSNSNLQLWSLHALLLTIEAAGLSYVSQVQGTLFLAMEILLLEENGYVDFRQEIGHLINAIVAVLGPELAPGSIFFSRCKSVIAEISSSNETATLLESVRFAQQLVLFAPQAVPVHSHVQGLVPTLFSRQPSHRYLAVSTLRHLIERDPAAMINENIEENLFSMLDGETDSEIATLVRATIIRLLYTSCPLHPSRWLAVLRNMVLATSVTRNTSESLTSSGHDSVDSTHENDVYGEDDDNMISGPKQEQVNWSAPISSQFSRRNKHLRYRTRVFAAECVSHVPVAVGTEPAHFDLLLARSAIAKGTYLSNDWLVLKLQELVSLSYQISTGQFEGMQPIGVQLLCLIMDKFGMTVDPEFPGHILLEQFQAQLVSAVKTAISTTSGPLLLEAGLELATKVMTSSVICGDKVALNRLFLLISRPLSDIEGLFYPSFADWVVCKIKVRLLTAHAAVKCYTYQFLRAKENVPDEHQQLAPLLANSSTLLGKYWVGALKDYFSIIFGLHSRINHKPFLDGIQSLLVSSKVQKYLDEVWTLILQATALDAAPVEFGADDSEDVHEHMFISGRSMVKLEESDFQFLWGQSVLVLFHSHQSTENGSVKMKLDCSKENFFSNIVFYGLDNPRPCDQVLPVLLSLTTEAFFSKDFLSVDICQELLQALIYADCSGAPVVSLFSKIIRLCPDKFFEAEDFVFVALELYSYCLAMVLQRDGNSQELSSNNLLPELSSASETMGCRMNNKHLWKLMMVLLSTSHQSFQLVSTDQCLSNIISFLHNILPFMKKCFRERVEPGDVHTNPQVALGALISLLAYFCTECDNRISMLENKISDSYRLLAKILFFCSGEVIALAKLVHEIEFLNENGTKNDVHMCDSFRHCIHIIQGSLRSTNMQVQMLGIHVLKTCAQRELTEVSQTETHSFMILLGELLGDVFDLMQTALKNCSSQESVNVIDDCLKLLFLFHTLAQSQKYQQEATVLLLDALLMVFYLSDDNASQELAEVNTISKKFFSHFIQIPSAAIQIKDVMLSAPPTKRQQLQDMIRASVSHGQIMVPLNTSAQSQQNVQDSSKKPGSVAIASGADAVEEKDGNEVSDDDWDDDWDTFQSLPATATKDDADSAIAVSPIPEQGSIASSQEQIHQGNTNHDIGDMDVAVGTIEGRKSADRVFGEASASQCSSPKPQINRESLESSYEDDEEVPRYPAVDCVEQPADVLMNDKTVSELPQDHDNQFGCNERNNGDLEDEGTDSAIEDNKEDALGGTRSSEGDALDENIACRDDSTDSLNKSSDVVVSEGSDMPSTVDTKESGVELAPSSHGPGTMNASLSGNHISTSKASEHPGSADTEPESSVGESSES, encoded by the exons GTGCAGCACAATGCCTAGGAGAAATTTACCGCTTATTCGGGCGCAAGATTACCACAGGATTGATTGAGACATCAAACATCGTAGCAAAACTGATGAAATATCATGAG GACTTTGTAAGGCAAGATGCACTCCTCTTGCTTGAGAATGCATTGGAAGGCTCTGGTGGTGGTGGTAGTGGTGCAGCTTACTTGGAGGCTTTCCGCATAATCATGCGAGGAGGCATAAGTGACAAATCATATATTGTTAGAGTAGCAGCAGCGCGATGCTTGAACGCCTTTGCTAATATAGGTGGGCCTGGGTTGGGGATGGCTGAACTTGATACTTCAATGTCTTGTTGTGTTAAG GGCTTGGAAGATAATGTGTCAGCAGTTAGAGATTCATTTGCAGAAGCACTTGGTGCCATACTTGCTCTTGCAGTGAACCCAGATGCACAG GTAACTAAAGGAGGAAAAAAGCAAAATGTTTCTACAAAGAAATTTGATGATGGTATACAGAAGCATTTAATTTTGCCATTTGTTAAAG CAAATGGAGCCAATGCAAAGAAACTCCGAGTTGGTTTGTCTCTATCGTGGGTGTTCTTTTTGCAG ATGATCCATATGAAGTACGGTACCCTGGACAGTGAACTTCAAAACTATGCTGTACAAGTGATGGAAATTCTCCAAGGGAATGGTTCTCCTGATCCACACGCATTG GCATGTGTGCTATATGTCCTCCGAGTTGGTTTTGCTGACCAGATGACCGAGCCAACGCAGGGTGAATTTTTGGTATTTCTGGGGAAAAAG TTGGAGTCTTCAAATTATTCTGCTCCGACGAGAGTGGCAACATTACGCATTCTATCTTACCTCTTGAGAAGCTTGGGCGAG GTTCCATCTGAATTCAAGGATATTCTTGATAATACAGTTGTTGCAGCATTATCTCATTCTTCAGCAAAT GTTCGTGTCGAGGCAGCTTTAACATTGCGTGCTTTAGCGGAAGTTGATCCGACATGTGTTGGCGGTTTAGTCTCATATGGTATTACAACATTACATGCTCTCAGGGAGACTTTATCATTTGACAAG GGTAAAAATCTGAACCATGAGCTTGATTCGCTACATGGACAGGCTACTGTATTAGCTACTCTCGTTGCGATCTCGCCAAAGTTACTTCTTGGTTACCCTGCAAG GCTGCCCAATTCCGTACTTGAGTTGTCCAAAAAGATGCTGAATGGCTTCAGCCGAAACCCAGTGGCTGCTATAGCAGAGCGTGAAGCTGGCTGGTTGTTATTAGCTTCTCTTTTAGCATCCATGCCAAAAGAG GAGCTGGAAGATCAAGTGTTTGATGTTCTTTTGCTATGGGCTAGTCCTTTTACTGGAAATCCTGAGTCGTACCTTAGTCATATACAGGACTGGGCATCAGAACTGCG TGTTCTGTCGGTTGCAATCGAGGCTCTTACTGCTTTCATAAGAAGCTTTGTTTCTCCCATTATCGCAACTGCTAATGGTGGAATCTTACTTAACCCTGTCCTGGCCTACCTTGGTGG AGCTTTATCCCTTATATCTTCGTTGAGCGCTAAGCAACTGCCAAATCTCAAGTCTGCACTGAATCTCTTCACAACTAGAACACTGATGGCGTATCAGTCCCTTTCCAATCCAGTGGTTTATCAATCAGAGCATGAGCAAATGCTTCAGCTGTGTTCAAGCCCATTCAG TGACCCTTCCGGATGGGAAGAAAGCTCATGCTTGAAGTTTCTGTTAGACAAGAGAGATGCTTCTTTGGGCCCGTGGATACCTGGAAG GGATTCATTTGAGGATGAACTACGAGCTTTTGATGGTGGTGTTGATGGATTTCTACCATGTGTGTGGGATGACGAAATCAGCAACTTTCCTCAG CCAGAATCAGTAAGCAAAATGCTGGTTAATCAGATGCTTCTGTGCTATGGTTCTATCTTTGCATGTCAG GACAATACTGCCAAGATAAGACTCCTGAACAATATTGACCAGTGCCTCAAGGCTGGGAAGAAGTACTCTTGGTATATGTTTCTTGTTTCAAATGCCTGTGTTGCTCTATTGTCAGGGCTAAAG GAGTTACTGACTTTACGTGGCGCTCAATCATTGCCAACTGATATATTTAGTATGATCCAATCTATATTCAAG GGCATCCTAGGGGAGAGTGAAATTTCTACAGCACAACGGCGGGCAGCATGTGAGGGTCTTGGTTTACTGGCACGCACTGGGAATGATATATTCACCGCAAGAATG GCTCGTTCCCTTCTTGGAGAGCTAGCAACACCAGTGGATCTGAGCTATGCAGCATCGGTTGCACTTTCATTGGGATGCATTCATCGAAC TGCAGGGGGAATAGCATTATCTACTCTGGTCACTCCAACTGTGAACTCGCTGTCTCATTTGAGTAAGAGTTCTAATTCTAACCTGCAGTTGTGGTCACTCCATGCTCTTCTTTTGACCATCGAAGCTGCTGGCTTGTCTTACGTCTCCCAGGTTCAG GGGACACTTTTCCTTGCTATGGAAATTCTTCTGTTGGAAGAAAATGGTTACGTGGATTTTAGACAGGAAATAGGCCATCTTATCAATGCAATAGTGGCAGTTCTCGGTCCTGAACTTGCTCCGGGTAGCATATTCTTTTCACGCTGCAAG TCTGTCATTGCAGAGATAAGCTCCTCAAATGAAACGGCTACACTTCTAGA atcagttaggTTTGCTCAGCAGCTTGTTCTTTTTGCTCCTCAAGCTGTTCCTGTGCATTCCCACGTTCAAGGTCTTGTCCCAACGCTTTTCTCAAGACAG CCAAGCCATAGGTATTTAGCAGTGTCGACATTGCGTCATCTGATTGAAAGAGACCCG GCTGCAATGATCAATGAGAACATCGAAGAGAATCTGTTCAGTATGCTTGATGGGGAAACCGACTCTGA AATAGCAACATTGGTTCGGGCGACTATTATTCGCTTATTGTATACATCATGTCCACTGCATCCATCTCGATGGTTAGCCGTTCTGCGGAATATG GTTCTTGCTACATCAGTTACAAGAAATACGAGTGAAAGTCTGACCAGTTCTGGACATGATTCCGTTGACAGTACACATGAGAATGATGTGTATGGAGAAGATGACGACAATATGATTTCCGGCCCAAAGCAGGAGCAAGTAAACTGGTCTGCTCCTATATCGAGTCAGTTTTCTCGAAGAAATAAGCACCTCAGATACCGCACTAGGGTATTTGCAGCAGA ATGTGTTAGCCATGTACCGGTTGCAGTTGGAACAGAACCAGCTCATTTTGATCTCTTGTTGGCAAGGAGTGCAATAGCTAAGGGGACTTATTTATCAAATGATTGGCTCGTGCTTAAGCTACAGGAGTTGGTCTCGCTTTCGTATCAG ATAAGTACTGGACAGTTTGAGGGCATGCAACCGATAGGCGTGCAGCTTTTATGTTTGATTATGGACAAG TTTGGCATGACAGTGGATCCTGAATTTCCTGGACATATCTTGTTAGAACAATTTCAG GCTCAGCTTGTTTCAGCTGTTAAAACGGCAATAAGTACTACTTCTGGTCCACTTCTATTGGAGGCTGGCCTTGAACTTGCTACAAAG GTTATGACGAGCAGCGTCATTTGTGGGGACAAAGTAGCCCTTAATCGACTCTTTTTGCTAATATCCCGTCCACTAAGTGATATAGAGGGCCTTTTTTACCCATCTTTTGCTGACTGGGTTGTGTGTAAG ATCAAAGTGCGCCTTCTTACAGCGCATGCTGCAGTAAAATGTTACACCTATCAATTCTTGAGGGCAAAGGAAAATGTCCCTGATGAACACCAGCAGCTGGCACCTTTACTAGCAAATAGCTCAACGCTATTGGGGAAATATTGGGTTGGAGCCCTCAAGGATTACTTTTCTATAATCTTTGGCTTGCATTCAAGAATTAAT CACAAGCCATTCCTTGATGGAATTCAGTCATTATTGGTCTCGTCGAAGGTACAGAAGTATCTTGATGAAGTTTGGACACTGATTCTCCAGGCAACAGCTCTTGATGCAGCTCCTGTGGAGTTCGGCGCGGATGATTCTGAAGATGTTCATGAACACATGTTTATCTCTGGACGTAGTATGGTCAAATTGGAGGAAAGTGATTTCCAGTTTCTCTGGGGACAATCTGTCCTTGTGCTATTTCATTCACACCAATCgacggagaatggttctgtcaagaTGAAGCTTGACTGTAGCAAAGAGAATTTTTTTTCGAACATTGTTTTCTATGGACTAGATAATCCAAGACCATGTGATCAAGTCTTACCTGTGTTATTGTCCCTCACAACTGAAGCCTTTTTCAGCAAGGATTTCCTTTCAGTCGATATTTGCCAGGAACTCCTTCAG GCTCTAATATATGCTGATTGCTCTGGTGCTCCTGTTGTATCTCTGTTCTCAAAG ATTATAAGACTCTGCCCTGACAAGTTTTTTGAGgcggaagactttgtctttgttgcatTAGAGTTATACTCTTATTGTCTTGCCATGGTACTTCAAAG GGATGGAAATTCCCAGGAATTGTCAAGTAACAACTTACTTCCTGAACTATCTTCTGCAAGTGAGACTATGGGTTGCCGAATGAACAATAAG CATTTGTGGAAGCTAATGATGGTACTGCTATCCACATCGCATCAATCGTTTCAACTAGTCTCGACTGATCAGTGCTTGTCAAATATCATCTCCTTTCTGCATAATATCTTGCCTTTCATGAAGAAGTGCTTTAGAG AAAGAGTTGAACCAGGTGATGTGCACACCAATCCGCAAGTTGCATTAGGAGCTTTGATTAGCCTGTTGGCATACTTCTGTACAGAATGCGATAATAGGATTTCAATGCTGGAAAACAAGATTTCTGATTCCTACAGGCTGTTGGCGAAGATACTATTTTTTTGTTCCGGAGAAGTCATTGCTCTTGCCAAACTTGTTCACGAGATTGAGTTTCTTAATGAAAATGGTACTAAGAATGATGTGCATATGTGTGACAGCTTTAGGCATTGCATACACATTATTCAGGGATCACTTCGTAGCACCAACATGCAG GTTCAAATGCTTGGGATACATGTGCTAAAAACTTGTGCGCAGAGAGAGCTAACTGAAGTTTCACAAACAGAGACTCATTCTTTCATGATATTACTTGGGGAATTACTAGGAGATGTGTTTGATTTGATGCAAACTGCACTGAAG AATTGTTCAAGCCAGGAATCTGTCAACGTGATTGATGATTGTTTAAAATTGCTGTTCCTCTTCCACACACTAGCACAATCACAGAAATACCAGCAAGAGGCTACAGTACTTCTGTTGGATGCCTTGCTGATGGTTTTCTATTTGTCCGATGATAATGCTTCACAG GAACTTGCTGAAGTAAATACCATCTCCAAGAAGTTCTTCTCTCATTTTATTCAGATTCCATCAGCCGCCATACAGATCAAAGATGTAATGCTGTCAGCACCACCTACAAAAAGACAGCAGCTTCAG GACATGATCCGAGCTTCAGTCAGCCATGGTCAGATCATGGTGCCATTGAATACGAGTGCACAATCACAGCAGAATGTTCAGGATAGCAGTAAAAAACCTGGGTCTGTAGCCATAGCGTCTGGTGCTGATGCAGTCGAAGAGAAGGACGGAAATGAAGTTAGTGATGATGACTGGGATGATGATTGGGACACTTTCCAATCTCTTCCCGCAACTGCTACCAAGGATGATGCAGATTCTGCTATAGCTGTCTCACCTATTCCTGAACAGGGCTCCATTGCAAGTTCTCAAGAACAGATCCATCAGGGAAATACTAATCATGATATTGGTGATATGGATGTAGCAGTGGGCACAATAGAAGGCAGAAAATCTGCTGACAGAGTATTTGGGGAAGCCTCTGCTTCACAATGCTCTAGCCCTAAGCCACAGATCAATAGAGAATCCCTAGAGTCGTCGTATGAAGATGACGAGGAAGTTCCAAGATATCCAGCAGTTGATTGCGTGGAGCAACCGGCGGATGTTCTGATGAATGATAAGACAGTGAGTGAATTGCCGCAGGACCATGACAACCAGTTTGGTTGTAACGAAAGAAACAATGGTGACCTGGAAGATGAGGGCACTGATTCAGCTATCGAAGATAACAAGGAGGATGCTCTTGGAGGAACTCGAAGCTCCGAGGGAGATGCCCTAGATGAAAATATTGCTTGCAGAGATGATTCCACTGACAGTTTGAACAAGAGTTCAGATGTTGTGGTTAGTGAGGGCAGCGACATGCCATCAACTGTTGATACTAAGGAGTCTGGGGTAGAGTTAGCACCTTCCTCTCATGGCCCTGGTACGATGAATGCTAGCTTATCCGGGAATCATATCAGTACAAGCAAAGCAAGCGAACACCCTGGTAGTGCCGACACCGAACCAGAATCATCGGTAGGTGAAAGCTCAGAATCATAA